One segment of Drosophila ananassae strain 14024-0371.13 chromosome 3R, ASM1763931v2, whole genome shotgun sequence DNA contains the following:
- the LOC6498415 gene encoding zinc finger protein 512B yields the protein MKVFICLAALLVASACASKTEGEKVPLEKKLDKRGLLDLGYGYGHAGLDVGYLGHGSIAGHGYGLTGHSAPAAIAVGHSGPAIAVGHTAPAVAVHHAPAPYVISKQADVHKTITITKGIPVPVHVDRPYPVVHEKRVPVEVKVPVPQPYEVIRKVPVTVKEYVKVPVPVPQPYEVIRHEKVPIHVPVDRPVPVEVPKPYPVPVAKPYPVYVEKAIKVPVPVQVDRPYPVYVKVPVVSHSVVKHAPTVAVSSYPVASVPISSYGHDATVYSDHHGYHK from the exons ATGAAAGTATTC ATCTGTTTAGCCGCTCTGCTGGTGGCCTCCGCCTGCGCCAGCAAAACCGAGGGCGAGAAGGTGCCCCTCGAGAAGAAGCTGGACAAGCGCGGTCTGCTCGACCTGGGCTATGGATACGGACACGCTGGTCTAGATGTGGGCTACCTGGGACACGGATCCATTGCCGGACACGGATACGGACTGACTGGCCACTCTGCGCCTGCCGCCATCGCCGTGGGTCACTCCGGCCCCGCGATCGCTGTCGGACACACCGCCCCTGCCGTCGCTGTGCACCACGCTCCTGCCCCATATGTGATCAGCAAGCAGGCCGATGTCCACAAGACCATCACCATCACCAAGGGAATCCCAGTGCCCGTCCATGTGGACCGCCCCTACCCTGTGGTTCATGAGAAGCGCGTGCCCGTCGAAGTTAAGGTTCCTGTGCCCCAGCCCTACGAGGTGATCCGCAAGGTGCCCGTGACCGTCAAGGAGTACGTGAAGGTGCCCGTGCCAGTGCCCCAGCCCTACGAAGTGATCCGTCACGAGAAGGTCCCCATCCACGTGCCCGTCGACCGCCCAGTGCCCGTTGAGGTGCCCAAGCCCTACCCCGTGCCCGTCGCCAAGCCCTACCCCGTCTACGTGGAGAAGGCCATCAAGGTGCCCGTGCCCGTCCAGGTGGACCGCCCCTACCCCGTCTACGTGAAGGTGCCCGTCGTGTCGCACTCCGTGGTGAAGCACGCCCCCACCGTTGCTGTCAGCAGCTACCCGGTGGCCAGCGTACCCATCTCCAGCTACGGACATGACGCCACCGTCTACTCCGATCACCACGGTTACCACAAGTAA